Below is a genomic region from Kazachstania africana CBS 2517 chromosome 9, complete genome.
TCCCCTTGGATTGGCTCAATAATCAAACCAGCAATGGTGTCCTTGTTACTAGATATAAATTCCTGTAATTTGGCCAAATCATCGTGAATATTCAAGAAGGTCACATTTGGCATCAAATCACCAAATGGTTCTCTATATTTAGCATTCCATGTAACTGATAACGCGCCCATTGTACGACCATGGAATGAGTTTTGGAAGGCAATAATACCTTGCTTCGTAGGATTTATAGAAATACCGTGTTTCTTAGCAAACTTCAATGCCGCCTCATTAGCTTCAGTACCAGAACTACATAGAAATACTCTAGAAGCATCAAATTGAccttcatattttttagtATTCTCGACTAGCTTCTTACTCAATTCAAGGGTTTCCGGAGTATAGTATAGATTGGATGCATGAACTAAAGAGTTTGCTTGCTTGAACATAATCTCAGCAACTTTCTTGTTAGAGTGGCCTAACCCTGTGACAGCAATACCAGAAGTGAAGTCAATgtattctttattattgatgTCATCGTATAACTTGGCGTTAGAGCCTCTAGTTATAATCAAATCCTGTGGTTTAGCATACGTAGTGACTTGTAATTGCTCTTCCACGATGCTTCCCCTAGAGTCGCTACTGCAAAAAGTTTCTTTAAATGTTTGGTTTATCTGAGACATGTGTTAATTAAGTTTCAAGCGATGCAGCTGTTAGCATCTAAAATTCTCTAGATCTAATGCCTGTTCGGTAGGTCTTGCACTTAACGGTACGGTTAAATACAACTTTTTTTCCACCGAGTAAAAAAATGACTGTTAAGTGACTCACATAGCGAAGCGATGAGTTTCCTACTATGAGTCAATAAGATGAATGGCCTGATTGTTACCTAAGAATAATGTTTTTCTATTGGAATTTATAGTATATACTTGTTACTTAATGAGTTCTATTCCATGAGAGTGCACTTGGGTCAGCAACTTTTCTACCACTGAACAACCATGCTCCGAGTAAGACAAGACCCATGGCGACACTAATACAACCACCGATCAGGTATACAACTCCTAAGAAACTATTTCTACCACCGAGAGTGGACCCATGGGTCACATAAATACCCTTCTTACCGTTAAACTGGGTCACTGGCCAATGTAGGCCGATGttgatttgatattcaCCAGCGGCCAaagtatcattttcattacgACGAATCAACTTGGTAATCTTGTGGAATGCACCTGGTCTCATCCAGTTCTGGAATTCTTCCCATTCCTGAATATTAGGTAAATTAGATTCATTGTAACCGTTAGGGAATTGTTTTTCCCAGAATGGAGGTGGTACAATATCTGCGATAGGGTAGTTGGTCTTCTTGTATCTCTTCTTATCCGAAGCCCAGTTGATACCTTTATTTGTCAAAGAATAATTTTGGCTTGTATCCGAAAGATTAATCAACTCCATTGGGAAACTATCGTTAAACATAGAGTTTGCAATCAAACCACATGGGTAATACAGTTTTCCCTCACTATTCCGTGATAAAGGTTTACAATTTATACCAGCGGCTTCATGGACATCACTATAAGATGCTTTTTTGCCTCTAATTTGGTCCTCACTAAATGAAAGAACATAACGTCTGTGGTTTGctgcaaaattttctaacaTGTAATTGATGTATACTGTCTTCTTAATGTCTGTAGgaattgtaaatttgatCTCGCATGTTCCCCTTTCAGTAGAATCATCACTGGTATCGTCTACGAACCTCCATTGTGGGGCCACGTCAAATGTCTTATTTTTATGGAAGTAAAATTCATAATGTGACTCAGGCATATCTGAAAATGTCCCATCACTGGGTGCTGCTGTCATACAATCCTGATAAAATATGGTAAATTGATCCACTCTTGAATTTATTGCTAATAGACAACCACCAACAATGACAAATACTATACCTATTAGCAGATACACGGGTAATACTGTCTTAGGAGTCAAGACAGGATTAATGGATGCTAACCGCTGCTGAGTAAACGCATCTTCTCTAGGTCTTCTACTTTTTGTCTTCTTTGGAATAATTTCATCCTCTTCAAATTCGGAAGCATCAagctcttcttcttcaggAGTAACAAACGGATTCTCCTTGTCTTTTTTACGGAAGGTAATACCTATcttattcaaatcaaaatcaaccATAGCTGCACTCGCGAACAACTATCTAGTTACCTTTATTGAGTTCTCAACTACTATAATGAAAATCCTTTTATTCGATACTTTTTCTACCTCTTCGAATTTTAATAATCCGAGCCTAAATAATGGCAATTTCAATATGCGACCTCTTACAATGACTATTAATATATAGGTATAATGAATTATATGGCGAGTTTGAAGGATGCATTGGTAACTGCTCCGAACCCATAGCAAGTAGCGCCTCCTGCTAATACAATGACTTCATTACTGCTTGTTCTCTGTACTTCGTGACCTACCAGTAATAAGGATTGATCGGAGGCCCAAATACTCTCTGGAATTTCAATTAACTTAATCTCTGCGCTGTCTATATTCACAATTATTACACTAGTTCTGCTATCAAATAATCTGTCTGAAGAAGTGCCACCTACGACCAAAATT
It encodes:
- the ARG8 gene encoding acetylornithine transaminase (similar to Saccharomyces cerevisiae ARG8 (YOL140W); ancestral locus Anc_3.17), whose translation is MSQINQTFKETFCSSDSRGSIVEEQLQVTTYAKPQDLIITRGSNAKLYDDINNKEYIDFTSGIAVTGLGHSNKKVAEIMFKQANSLVHASNLYYTPETLELSKKLVENTKKYEGQFDASRVFLCSSGTEANEAALKFAKKHGISINPTKQGIIAFQNSFHGRTMGALSVTWNAKYREPFGDLMPNVTFLNIHDDLAKLQEFISSNKDTIAGLIIEPIQGEGGIFPIPAEKLVGLKRACQENDIIVIYDEIQCGLGRTGKLWAHSHLPKEAHPDIFTSAKALGNGYPIGATIVNEKVNNALQIGDHGTTFGGNPLGCAIGAYVIDTIADEAFLKSVTKKGEFLTNRLTQIAAKYPGQIKEVRGKGLILGAEFIDSPAEIVKNARDLGLLVITAGKSTVRFVPALTIELENIEKGLDIFEQAIAKTFT
- the LEM3 gene encoding Lem3p (similar to Saccharomyces cerevisiae LEM3 (YNL323W); ancestral locus Anc_3.16), which translates into the protein MVDFDLNKIGITFRKKDKENPFVTPEEEELDASEFEEDEIIPKKTKSRRPREDAFTQQRLASINPVLTPKTVLPVYLLIGIVFVIVGGCLLAINSRVDQFTIFYQDCMTAAPSDGTFSDMPESHYEFYFHKNKTFDVAPQWRFVDDTSDDSTERGTCEIKFTIPTDIKKTVYINYMLENFAANHRRYVLSFSEDQIRGKKASYSDVHEAAGINCKPLSRNSEGKLYYPCGLIANSMFNDSFPMELINLSDTSQNYSLTNKGINWASDKKRYKKTNYPIADIVPPPFWEKQFPNGYNESNLPNIQEWEEFQNWMRPGAFHKITKLIRRNENDTLAAGEYQINIGLHWPVTQFNGKKGIYVTHGSTLGGRNSFLGVVYLIGGCISVAMGLVLLGAWLFSGRKVADPSALSWNRTH